In Vreelandella piezotolerans, one genomic interval encodes:
- a CDS encoding RraA family protein — protein MFHVLPRQENITPQQRQRFEDIATSTLGHFTDIGAIATLLPLKRPVRLLGTALTVRIPHVDGSIIREALIMARPGDVLVIDVGSDVQRACWGEFRAYAALQKSLAGVVTNGPVTDWAYLSQLPLPTFARGTSPLTTRALSLEGEINTPVTIEGCVITPGDLVIGDDDGLFVVPPHRAEALASAAEEKQTQEDEKRRALKANHPAWFC, from the coding sequence ATGTTCCATGTCCTTCCCCGTCAAGAAAACATCACCCCCCAGCAGCGGCAACGATTCGAGGACATTGCCACCTCGACACTCGGACATTTTACCGATATCGGAGCCATCGCGACCCTTCTGCCACTCAAGCGCCCTGTTCGGCTTTTAGGCACGGCCCTCACGGTACGCATTCCCCATGTGGATGGCAGCATCATCCGTGAGGCGCTGATCATGGCACGCCCAGGCGACGTGCTGGTGATCGACGTCGGCAGCGATGTTCAACGTGCCTGCTGGGGGGAGTTTCGCGCTTACGCCGCCTTACAAAAGAGCTTGGCGGGCGTGGTGACGAATGGACCGGTCACCGACTGGGCCTATCTTTCTCAGCTGCCGCTCCCCACCTTTGCACGGGGAACAAGCCCGTTAACCACCCGGGCACTCTCGCTAGAGGGTGAAATCAATACGCCCGTCACAATCGAGGGGTGTGTCATAACCCCAGGGGATCTGGTCATTGGAGATGACGATGGGCTCTTCGTGGTGCCTCCTCACCGCGCAGAGGCGCTAGCGAGTGCTGCAGAGGAAAAGCAGACGCAGGAGGACGAGAAGCGGCGAGCGCTGAAAGCAAACCATCCCGCTTGGTTTTGCTAA
- a CDS encoding HpcH/HpaI aldolase family protein: MLRTNQLKRALLEGREVYGVMASMPTAASIELIGEAGFDYVVIDTEHVLINPETIEHMIRTAESYGMTPLVRVADTDPKQLLRLLDGGAQGIVLPNVASAASLADAVAACKYAPEGARSLNAGRPGGFGKSSLAEYVGQANQETMVVAMIESHQGVQQIEAICAVPGLDMVLEGAADLSQSLGVTWQTDHPDVVQSLEHVQQTAQAFGIPYCAFLRQSRAKARWQARGVRTFMLGDERGIAFRALQKSLHEAKDVSH; the protein is encoded by the coding sequence ATGTTGAGAACGAATCAGCTAAAGCGTGCGCTGCTAGAGGGCAGGGAAGTCTACGGGGTGATGGCCTCCATGCCGACTGCTGCCTCGATTGAGTTGATCGGAGAAGCAGGCTTTGACTACGTGGTCATCGATACCGAGCACGTTCTGATCAACCCAGAAACCATCGAACACATGATCCGTACCGCAGAGAGCTATGGGATGACGCCACTGGTTCGAGTGGCGGATACGGACCCCAAACAGCTGCTGCGCCTGCTGGACGGCGGTGCGCAAGGCATCGTGTTGCCCAATGTGGCGTCGGCCGCGTCGTTAGCCGACGCGGTGGCTGCCTGTAAATACGCGCCTGAGGGAGCAAGAAGCCTCAACGCCGGTCGCCCTGGAGGGTTTGGTAAGTCCTCTCTCGCCGAGTACGTGGGGCAAGCCAACCAAGAAACGATGGTCGTTGCCATGATTGAAAGCCACCAAGGCGTGCAGCAAATCGAAGCGATTTGTGCCGTGCCTGGCTTGGATATGGTGCTGGAGGGTGCGGCGGATCTTTCCCAGTCCCTGGGGGTGACGTGGCAAACCGACCATCCAGACGTCGTCCAGTCGCTCGAGCATGTTCAGCAGACGGCCCAGGCATTCGGCATCCCTTATTGCGCCTTTCTCCGCCAATCCCGCGCTAAAGCGCGATGGCAGGCACGGGGTGTTCGCACCTTCATGCTGGGAGATGAACGAGGGATTGCGTTTCGCGCGCTGCAGAAGAGCCTTCACGAAGCTAAAGACGTTTCACACTGA
- a CDS encoding IucA/IucC family protein, producing the protein MTSVNAQHYAQQQILQCLVDGCLVEGLLEGLDAQWSIVGDDEKALTGLFGGFTRDPAQRLWRWPAKPGWHVAMLLQPGITQAWEKVPQTPVVLVDHAAGQHHALSPEAFMHYLFANGGGDDAALTQGQEVFLQALSDTLWQATSSVKHQVRTAGLPALATADHFAVMEQWASLLDRPYHPTAKAKQGLNNQEYHAYMAEFNLPIELRWVAIDNNALLSGDGVNEETPLPVRWLASETSAGMLEQEMVERGLAHTHTAIPVHPWQYEHALPHWLQDAFEAGACVSLTTVTEPWLATSSLRSLAPTTASPHFLKLPMAIYSLGASRYLPAVKMINGDLSARLLQQAKARDARLAQGLYLCDESKWWAYMPQGATLFDEAPRHLSAMVRSYPSELLEDDTVRLVPMATLGTPLPGGEHHVFDDWLAEREWPASASSVTALFGELCDRFFEINLRLFRLGMLAEVHGQNAVMVFKSGRCHGVLLRDHDSLRICVERLEQHGMQDPCYRIKQGHSNTLYHDSLEALLFWLQTLAIQVNLRAIIDALVGYYGVSAHTLWETLAIRLRAQLNEVAFDQHDRDRLLKQLFEQEQWPYKRLISPIIERAGGPGSMPFGTSATCNPLRQVIVSKQQRHQEAVTEH; encoded by the coding sequence ATGACATCCGTTAATGCTCAGCACTATGCGCAACAGCAGATTCTGCAATGTTTGGTCGATGGGTGCTTGGTAGAAGGCTTGCTAGAGGGGCTCGATGCGCAGTGGAGCATCGTCGGTGACGACGAGAAAGCACTGACTGGCTTGTTTGGTGGTTTTACCCGTGATCCCGCGCAGCGTCTTTGGCGCTGGCCAGCAAAGCCGGGTTGGCATGTCGCGATGCTGCTTCAGCCTGGTATCACGCAGGCTTGGGAGAAAGTGCCGCAGACGCCGGTCGTGTTGGTCGACCATGCCGCAGGTCAGCATCACGCTTTGTCACCTGAGGCCTTCATGCATTACCTCTTTGCTAACGGAGGCGGGGATGACGCAGCCCTAACCCAGGGGCAGGAAGTATTTTTGCAGGCGCTCTCCGATACGCTTTGGCAAGCGACCAGCTCGGTGAAGCATCAGGTAAGAACGGCGGGTTTGCCAGCGCTTGCCACGGCTGATCATTTTGCTGTGATGGAGCAGTGGGCATCGCTGTTGGATCGCCCTTATCACCCCACGGCGAAAGCCAAGCAGGGGTTGAATAATCAGGAGTATCACGCCTATATGGCGGAGTTCAATCTGCCTATCGAACTCCGTTGGGTCGCCATCGACAATAACGCTTTGCTCAGTGGTGACGGTGTCAACGAAGAAACGCCGCTGCCAGTGCGCTGGCTCGCCAGCGAGACCAGCGCTGGGATGTTGGAGCAGGAGATGGTCGAGCGAGGCCTAGCGCATACGCATACCGCCATTCCGGTACATCCGTGGCAGTACGAGCATGCGTTGCCCCATTGGTTGCAAGACGCCTTTGAAGCCGGTGCCTGCGTGTCACTCACGACCGTCACGGAACCCTGGCTAGCCACCTCCTCGTTACGGTCGCTTGCGCCCACCACGGCCAGTCCGCACTTTCTCAAACTGCCCATGGCCATTTACTCTCTGGGGGCTTCTCGCTATTTACCGGCCGTGAAAATGATCAATGGCGATCTCAGTGCCCGCTTGCTGCAGCAGGCCAAGGCACGCGACGCTCGATTAGCGCAAGGCCTCTATCTATGTGATGAAAGCAAGTGGTGGGCGTATATGCCGCAAGGGGCAACGCTCTTTGATGAAGCGCCTCGTCACCTGTCGGCCATGGTGCGTAGCTACCCCTCTGAGTTACTGGAAGACGATACCGTGCGTTTGGTGCCCATGGCCACGCTGGGAACGCCACTACCGGGTGGTGAGCACCATGTGTTCGATGACTGGTTAGCCGAGCGGGAGTGGCCTGCGAGTGCATCATCCGTGACAGCCCTCTTCGGCGAGCTGTGCGACCGCTTCTTCGAGATCAACCTACGCCTGTTTCGGTTGGGGATGCTGGCAGAAGTCCATGGGCAGAATGCGGTCATGGTCTTTAAATCAGGCCGGTGTCACGGCGTGCTGTTACGCGATCATGACTCGCTGCGTATCTGCGTTGAGCGGTTGGAACAGCATGGGATGCAGGACCCGTGCTACCGCATCAAGCAAGGTCACTCCAATACCCTTTACCACGATAGCCTGGAAGCCCTGCTGTTTTGGCTGCAAACCCTTGCCATTCAAGTCAATCTACGCGCCATCATCGACGCGCTGGTAGGCTACTACGGAGTCTCGGCGCACACTCTATGGGAGACGTTGGCGATACGGTTGAGAGCCCAGCTGAACGAGGTTGCTTTTGACCAACATGACCGGGATAGACTGCTAAAGCAGTTGTTCGAACAGGAGCAGTGGCCCTATAAACGCCTGATTTCACCCATCATCGAGCGAGCGGGGGGGCCAGGCAGTATGCCCTTCGGCACCAGCGCAACCTGTAATCCGCTTCGCCAAGTTATCGTTTCGAAGCAGCAACGCCACCAGGAAGCGGTCACGGAGCACTGA
- a CDS encoding ABC transporter substrate-binding protein yields the protein MGATCAAQPLRSQTSSVERVVTLYQGATDSAVALGITPIGVVDSWLEKPMYRYLRDELNDVPHVGLETQPNLEKIAWLNPDVIVATDFRHQRIRPLLTAIAPTATADNVYDFKETLTLVADATGREEAANALLRDWATRVDDFHRQIADALGDAWPQKVAVIRFKSDHLRIYSGGFAGYILDELGFEQPDTLNTHGWGMKLSSTENIPMLDADVIFVLLEPDPAILDNYQHWSSHPLWQQLEAVEHQRVFEVDPVNWMMGGGILAANAMLDDLYRHYGLEGIEQGDALASRQETQDAR from the coding sequence ATGGGCGCTACCTGTGCCGCCCAACCCCTTAGGAGCCAAACATCCTCCGTTGAACGCGTCGTAACGCTTTACCAAGGAGCCACCGATAGCGCCGTCGCCTTGGGGATCACTCCCATTGGCGTGGTGGACTCATGGTTGGAAAAACCCATGTATCGCTACCTGCGCGACGAATTAAACGACGTGCCGCACGTGGGCCTGGAAACACAGCCAAACTTGGAAAAAATCGCTTGGCTGAACCCTGATGTCATCGTGGCCACGGATTTTCGTCATCAGAGAATACGGCCGTTGCTGACAGCCATTGCCCCCACTGCCACGGCCGATAACGTTTATGACTTCAAAGAGACGCTGACCCTGGTGGCTGATGCCACAGGTCGCGAGGAAGCAGCCAATGCGTTACTGCGCGATTGGGCGACACGTGTCGACGACTTTCACCGACAGATAGCAGACGCGCTCGGAGACGCGTGGCCGCAAAAAGTCGCGGTGATCCGCTTCAAAAGTGATCACCTGCGTATCTACTCGGGCGGCTTTGCAGGCTATATTCTCGACGAGCTAGGGTTCGAACAACCCGACACCTTGAACACGCACGGGTGGGGCATGAAGCTTTCCAGCACGGAGAACATCCCTATGTTGGATGCCGATGTCATTTTCGTGCTGCTGGAGCCGGACCCCGCCATTCTCGATAACTACCAGCACTGGTCGTCCCACCCTTTGTGGCAGCAGCTAGAGGCCGTCGAACATCAGCGGGTATTCGAAGTCGACCCCGTCAACTGGATGATGGGCGGCGGTATACTCGCCGCCAATGCCATGCTCGATGACCTGTATCGCCACTATGGTCTTGAAGGCATCGAGCAAGGTGATGCGCTTGCTAGCCGCCAGGAGACGCAGGATGCTAGATAG
- a CDS encoding FecCD family ABC transporter permease codes for MLDSHLAKSLGLLFGVMVTWSAFLTSTLSGTSDIAWHALWSTLHHYDPGNVAHIILITERLPRAIIAALVGASLAIAGALIQTITRNPLASPSILGINAGAMFFVVVAVSLLPLSAPAHYVWAALFGASVAALLVILLSRGRRGELSPLRVVLAGVAVTAMFVAFSQGLLVIDQQSFESVLYWLAGSVSGRELALVAPLLPLFGAALLLCTLLVRHANALLLGDDMATGLGLQATTIKLLLGLVVIVLAGSSVALSGMIGFVGLIVPHMARSLFGIDHRWLLPACALLGASLLLLADVASRFLIAPQEIPVGVMTALLGTPFFIYLARRNMAAQ; via the coding sequence ATGCTAGATAGCCACCTCGCTAAAAGTCTCGGGCTGCTGTTTGGGGTGATGGTGACCTGGAGCGCATTTTTAACCAGCACGCTATCAGGAACGAGCGATATTGCGTGGCACGCGCTGTGGTCAACCTTACATCACTATGATCCCGGCAATGTCGCACACATCATCCTCATCACCGAGCGTCTACCGCGGGCGATCATCGCAGCGTTAGTGGGTGCGAGCCTCGCCATTGCCGGGGCTCTGATACAAACCATCACACGCAACCCGCTGGCCTCACCTAGCATCCTAGGCATCAACGCGGGGGCCATGTTTTTTGTCGTGGTGGCCGTGTCTTTACTGCCGCTTTCAGCGCCTGCCCACTATGTCTGGGCGGCGCTTTTCGGTGCATCGGTGGCGGCGCTCTTAGTCATTCTGCTCAGTAGAGGACGACGCGGTGAGCTATCGCCGCTGCGCGTCGTACTGGCCGGGGTGGCCGTGACGGCCATGTTCGTCGCCTTTAGCCAGGGGCTCCTGGTGATCGATCAGCAAAGCTTCGAAAGCGTGCTCTACTGGCTGGCAGGCTCGGTATCCGGGCGAGAACTTGCGCTGGTGGCTCCTTTATTACCGCTATTTGGCGCAGCGCTCCTGCTCTGCACCCTGCTGGTCCGTCATGCCAATGCGCTCTTGTTAGGCGATGACATGGCAACAGGTCTGGGGTTACAGGCCACCACGATCAAACTGCTGCTTGGGCTCGTCGTGATCGTATTGGCGGGTAGTTCCGTGGCCTTGTCGGGGATGATCGGGTTCGTAGGGTTGATCGTTCCTCACATGGCGAGGAGTCTGTTTGGTATCGATCACCGCTGGCTGTTGCCCGCCTGCGCGCTACTGGGCGCCAGCCTTCTATTGCTGGCAGATGTGGCGTCGCGATTTTTAATTGCTCCCCAGGAGATCCCTGTAGGCGTGATGACCGCTTTGCTAGGGACGCCTTTCTTCATTTATCTGGCGCGACGCAACATGGCAGCCCAATGA
- a CDS encoding FecCD family ABC transporter permease produces MTSHISRSFISSEQRHDDRSLLTVVSLAVLLFASAGVSLSLGSFPTAFVDVVKALAAPQSSDIAFIVWELRLPRIVLAILVGSALAMAGALLQGIVRNPLASPDVIGITSGAALAAVLFLALLSSIFSIHWLPLFAMLGALVSTLLVFTLAWKNGLHPSRMVLVGIGLAAAMGAGTTLLIVISSDAAAMSAYVWLTGSLYAAQWRDVYGLLPWLVVTTPVCLAFARHADAMALGDQVAQGLGVAVIRSRVILLACAVVLAGAAVAYAGAISFVGLIAPHIASKFVGRHMARLLPVSALVGALIVLYADLLGRVAFLPKDLPAGIFVAGIGAPFFVYLLHRTRY; encoded by the coding sequence ATGACATCGCATATTTCACGCTCCTTTATCTCTTCTGAACAGCGCCATGACGATCGGTCGCTGCTCACGGTCGTCAGTTTGGCCGTTTTGCTGTTTGCCAGCGCGGGCGTATCGCTGAGCTTGGGGAGCTTTCCTACCGCGTTCGTGGACGTTGTGAAGGCGTTAGCAGCGCCGCAAAGTAGCGACATTGCGTTTATCGTTTGGGAGTTACGCCTACCGAGAATCGTGCTGGCAATCTTGGTGGGTAGCGCCTTGGCGATGGCAGGTGCTCTCTTGCAGGGTATCGTGCGTAATCCCCTGGCGTCTCCTGACGTCATCGGCATCACGAGCGGTGCCGCCCTTGCGGCGGTTCTATTTTTAGCACTGCTTAGCAGCATCTTTAGCATTCATTGGCTGCCACTCTTTGCCATGTTGGGTGCCCTGGTATCGACCTTGCTGGTCTTTACACTCGCTTGGAAAAATGGGCTGCACCCGTCACGTATGGTACTCGTGGGCATTGGTTTGGCCGCGGCCATGGGCGCAGGCACCACGCTTTTAATCGTCATTAGCAGCGACGCTGCGGCCATGTCGGCCTACGTCTGGCTCACCGGCAGTTTGTATGCAGCCCAGTGGCGGGACGTCTATGGCTTACTGCCGTGGCTGGTGGTGACCACACCGGTATGTTTGGCCTTCGCCCGCCATGCAGATGCCATGGCGCTGGGGGATCAGGTGGCACAAGGGCTAGGCGTCGCGGTGATACGTAGCCGAGTCATCCTACTGGCCTGCGCTGTGGTGTTGGCAGGCGCTGCGGTGGCCTATGCAGGGGCCATCAGTTTCGTGGGCTTAATAGCGCCGCATATCGCGTCTAAATTCGTGGGACGCCATATGGCACGCCTCCTTCCCGTATCGGCGCTGGTCGGGGCACTGATCGTCCTATATGCCGATTTGCTAGGCCGGGTCGCTTTTCTTCCCAAAGACCTGCCCGCAGGCATTTTCGTGGCCGGCATCGGCGCGCCCTTCTTCGTTTATTTACTTCACCGCACGCGCTATTAG
- a CDS encoding DHA2 family efflux MFS transporter permease subunit yields the protein MPNATSNGKKVLISVLLGTFTVSLNNSALNLAVADLMVTFNASATQVSWVVTIFMIAMAMTMPLTGYLAGRWGRKTVYLVGLCGFLAGSGLGAFAPHLNGIIVARGVQGIAAGLMIPLSLSLIFSAYPREQRGRASGVWGFAVMMAPAIGPAVGGLLLEVSQWRALFLMNMPFAILGLICGYRYLSADSRPPRRQFDLPGFCLITLGIGGVLLSLNGVETLSDLLRPATLVPLLLGAIALTLFIRVERQQAQPLLDLSLFHHPRFRYSVLLACLQSIILFGCILLIPLWMQNTLGFSPLTTGLVFLATALAAAACSPIAGRCIDRAPPQWCIGLGLIATVISLIGLGTLSAATSVWIIAAWMGLRGMGLGFAYLPATTVGMKDLPEQQVAQASAMNNMARRLVSSLGVVALSVYYDMSVRASLDLGIAYSEASASALHVSFLVLAGIALACLPLAWVLGRTGASLNMAIPSSSNGQPQTSLQGRAK from the coding sequence ATGCCGAACGCGACCTCCAACGGCAAAAAAGTGCTGATCAGCGTGCTACTGGGCACCTTTACCGTCAGCCTCAATAACAGCGCTCTTAACCTAGCCGTCGCTGACCTCATGGTGACGTTTAACGCTAGCGCCACCCAGGTCAGCTGGGTGGTGACCATCTTTATGATTGCCATGGCGATGACAATGCCGCTAACGGGCTATTTAGCGGGCAGATGGGGGCGAAAAACGGTTTACCTCGTGGGCCTGTGCGGTTTTTTGGCCGGCTCGGGGCTGGGTGCCTTTGCGCCACATCTCAATGGCATCATCGTAGCCCGAGGCGTGCAAGGAATCGCCGCTGGCTTGATGATTCCGCTGTCTCTGTCGTTGATTTTTTCTGCTTACCCGCGCGAACAGCGGGGACGGGCCAGCGGTGTGTGGGGCTTTGCCGTGATGATGGCGCCCGCCATCGGACCGGCGGTGGGAGGGCTACTGCTGGAGGTCAGCCAGTGGCGCGCCCTGTTTTTGATGAATATGCCCTTCGCGATCCTAGGGCTGATATGCGGCTATCGTTATTTATCCGCCGACTCGCGGCCGCCTCGACGCCAGTTTGACTTACCGGGCTTTTGTCTCATCACGCTGGGTATCGGGGGCGTACTGCTGTCTCTCAACGGCGTTGAAACGTTATCAGACCTGTTGCGTCCCGCTACTCTCGTACCGCTCCTGCTAGGTGCCATCGCGTTAACGCTGTTCATACGCGTCGAGCGACAGCAGGCTCAGCCGCTACTCGACCTGTCACTGTTTCACCACCCTCGCTTTCGCTACAGCGTGCTGCTCGCCTGTTTGCAATCGATCATCCTGTTTGGATGCATCTTGTTAATCCCTCTGTGGATGCAGAACACGCTGGGCTTTAGCCCGCTGACGACAGGCCTCGTGTTTCTCGCCACTGCGCTGGCTGCCGCTGCCTGTTCGCCCATTGCAGGCCGCTGTATCGACCGGGCACCCCCTCAATGGTGTATTGGTTTAGGCCTGATTGCCACGGTCATCAGCTTGATAGGCCTCGGCACGCTGAGCGCGGCTACCTCCGTTTGGATCATTGCAGCCTGGATGGGGCTTCGCGGCATGGGGTTGGGGTTCGCTTACTTACCAGCGACCACGGTGGGCATGAAAGATCTTCCTGAGCAGCAGGTGGCCCAGGCCTCGGCCATGAACAACATGGCGCGTCGACTCGTCTCCTCACTCGGAGTGGTCGCCCTATCGGTCTACTACGACATGAGTGTACGAGCATCCCTGGACCTGGGCATCGCCTACTCCGAGGCCAGCGCCTCTGCCCTGCACGTGTCCTTTCTTGTCTTGGCGGGTATCGCGCTGGCATGTCTCCCTCTGGCGTGGGTACTGGGGCGCACAGGTGCCTCGTTGAACATGGCGATACCTTCCTCCTCAAACGGCCAGCCGCAAACGTCGCTTCAAGGAAGAGCCAAATGA
- a CDS encoding IucA/IucC family protein, with protein sequence MTSQATWLPTRAVIENAVVSTPFSSLDSWRHYRRIEQRVIGQLLQTLLYEDVLSYTVVPNPAATRAGASRFSITLGSRCYSVDGWVCHSFHLIRLDHTTLSVSGAPNQPDTVSLQCFITDLEETLGEGAIQPGFVNELVQTLIKDTQSATCALSDTASPQTLEADALERYFTDAHSYHPCYKSRLGFSLQDNQRYGPEFAQPLRVIWLAVPNQLAHASAVDGETCLGRAMEEAGPEVLARLEDYLERQQRRRDEVVLMPVHPWQWENALVEVLYPELASGDIAFLGEGEAVYTPQQSIRTLAPVTRHLPYLKLAMSITNTSSTRILARHTVTNGPLITQWLQRLIETNETASSAGFVLLGEIAGVALDERAFADKRYAEVYGKVGAIWRQNIRQYLHEGEQAAPLNGLSQLTRTSQGEPSDPFIIPWVERYGLVAWTRQLIRVTTLPIIHLLFAEGIGMESHGQNIVVIHRDGWPTRVALKDFHDGVRFSKAQLARPELVPKLEPVPPRHAALNRNSFIVTDDLAAVRDYSCDAFFFIALGDMAIFLKRHFGLEETHFWAMAAEVVKEYQREHPQHAERYRCFDVFTPEWEVEALTRRRLFGDEQPQVKKVPNPLAAYAPEGARVC encoded by the coding sequence ATGACGTCACAAGCAACTTGGCTGCCCACGCGGGCGGTCATCGAGAACGCCGTTGTCTCCACACCCTTTTCTTCTTTGGATAGCTGGCGCCACTACCGCCGTATCGAGCAGCGTGTCATTGGTCAACTGCTGCAAACCCTGCTGTATGAGGATGTACTGAGCTATACCGTCGTGCCAAACCCGGCCGCAACGCGGGCTGGAGCGTCACGATTTTCGATCACGTTGGGTAGCCGCTGCTATAGCGTTGATGGGTGGGTATGCCACAGCTTCCATTTGATCCGCCTGGACCATACCACGCTCTCGGTGAGTGGCGCGCCGAACCAACCCGATACCGTCAGTTTGCAGTGCTTCATCACGGATCTCGAAGAGACGCTGGGGGAGGGAGCCATTCAGCCAGGCTTCGTCAACGAGTTGGTGCAGACACTCATCAAAGACACCCAATCGGCCACGTGTGCGCTAAGTGACACTGCATCGCCTCAAACGTTGGAGGCGGATGCATTAGAGCGCTATTTCACGGATGCCCATAGTTACCATCCTTGCTACAAGTCACGGCTGGGGTTCTCCTTACAGGATAATCAGCGCTACGGCCCTGAGTTTGCTCAACCGCTGCGTGTCATTTGGTTGGCAGTGCCCAACCAGTTGGCTCATGCAAGTGCGGTGGACGGAGAAACCTGCCTAGGCCGGGCTATGGAGGAGGCCGGGCCTGAGGTGCTGGCGAGGTTGGAGGACTATCTCGAACGCCAGCAGCGTCGGCGCGATGAGGTCGTGCTCATGCCCGTGCATCCATGGCAGTGGGAAAATGCTCTGGTCGAGGTGCTCTATCCCGAGCTTGCTAGTGGCGATATTGCCTTCCTAGGGGAGGGCGAAGCGGTTTATACCCCTCAGCAGTCGATACGTACCCTGGCTCCGGTAACGCGTCATCTGCCCTATCTCAAGCTGGCGATGAGTATCACGAATACGTCTAGCACACGTATCTTGGCGCGCCATACCGTCACCAACGGCCCCCTCATCACGCAGTGGCTTCAGCGGCTGATCGAGACGAATGAGACCGCCTCCTCTGCGGGTTTCGTCCTATTGGGAGAGATCGCTGGCGTGGCCTTGGATGAGCGCGCATTTGCTGACAAGCGCTATGCAGAGGTGTATGGCAAGGTCGGGGCTATTTGGCGACAAAATATCCGCCAATATTTACATGAGGGCGAGCAAGCTGCCCCACTCAACGGGTTGAGCCAGCTTACTCGCACGTCGCAAGGGGAGCCCTCTGACCCATTCATCATCCCCTGGGTAGAGCGCTACGGGCTCGTTGCGTGGACGCGCCAACTGATCCGCGTCACGACGCTGCCGATCATCCATCTGCTGTTTGCGGAAGGTATCGGAATGGAGTCCCACGGGCAAAATATCGTCGTCATTCATCGTGATGGCTGGCCTACACGCGTTGCCCTCAAAGATTTTCATGACGGCGTACGTTTTAGCAAGGCGCAGCTCGCCCGGCCAGAGCTGGTACCCAAGCTCGAGCCGGTGCCTCCGCGCCATGCCGCGCTCAATCGCAACTCCTTTATCGTCACCGATGATCTAGCAGCGGTGCGTGACTACTCTTGCGATGCCTTTTTCTTCATTGCGCTTGGTGACATGGCCATTTTTTTGAAGCGCCACTTTGGCTTGGAGGAGACGCACTTTTGGGCCATGGCGGCAGAGGTCGTCAAAGAGTACCAGCGCGAGCATCCCCAGCACGCTGAGCGCTATCGCTGTTTTGACGTGTTTACTCCAGAGTGGGAGGTAGAGGCCCTGACTCGTCGCCGTCTCTTTGGAGACGAGCAGCCCCAGGTCAAAAAGGTGCCCAACCCACTGGCCGCCTATGCACCTGAAGGAGCGCGCGTATGTTGA